The proteins below come from a single Falco rusticolus isolate bFalRus1 chromosome 18, bFalRus1.pri, whole genome shotgun sequence genomic window:
- the GH1 gene encoding somatotropin — protein MAPGSWFSPLFIAVITLGLQWPQEAATFPAMPLSNLFANAVLRAQHLHLLAAETYKEFERTYIPEDQRHANKNSQAAFCYSETIPAPTGKDDAQQKSDIELLRFSLVLIQSWLTPVQYLSKVFTNNLVFGTSDRVYEKLKDLEEGIQALMRELEDRGPRSPQLLKPTYDKFDIHLRTEDALLKNYSLLSCFKKDLHKVETYLKVMKCRRYGEGNCTV, from the exons ATGGCTCCAG GGTCATGGTTCTCTCCTCTCTTCATTGCTGTGATCACTCTGGGACTGCAGTGGCCGCAGGAAGCCGCCACCTTCCCGGCCATGCCCCTTTCCAACCTGTTTGCCAACGCGGTGCTGAGGGCTCAGCATCTTCACCTCCTGGCTGCTGAGACATACAAAGAGTTC GAACGCACCTATATTCCAGAGGACCAAAGGCACGCCAACAAAAATTCCCAGGCAGCATTTTGTTACTCAGAAACCATCCCTGCTCCCACGGGGAAGGATGATGCCCAGCAGAAATCG gACATAGAGCTTCTTCGGTTTTCACTGGTTCTCATCCAGTCCTGGCTGACCCCAGTGCAATACCTAAGCAAGGTGTTCACAAACAATCTGGTTTTTGGCACCTCAGATAGAGTGTATGAAAAACTAAAGGACTTGGAAGAGGGGATCCAAGCTCTGATGAGG gagctggaggacagGGGTCCACGGAGTCCCCAGCTGCTCAAACCCACCTACGACAAATTCGACATCCACCTGCGCACGGAGGATGCCCTGCTGAAGAACTACAGCCTGCTCTCCTGCTTCAAGAAGGACCTGCACAAGGTGGAGACCTACCTGAAGGTGATGAAGTGCCGGCGCTACGGCGAGGGGAACTGCACCGTGTGA
- the RDM1 gene encoding RAD52 motif-containing protein 1: MAEVVEFRVPAGSARTLLVWGLEPGPGLEHSLFLVFSKFGPLYSVRAHRNAAVAGPGYYAIIKFYSAGDASRAQRTCNGKRLFQKSPLKVCICARQKGFQQQVLGLNSNKCQQLANHYLGFNGWSSRIITLQNVSGFDGENEELGKTLQKQSVKYLCAVEVTLPSHGVRTRGVALGEADVENSEDPLKFVTATRRVQKLAVGKALSSAFQKILLVVLENGKVAVEYNSSQEEPIDSLTEEELKGLVQVNELSLAQFDLEEEEVLSDLSFDDELLSWDMPSN; the protein is encoded by the exons ATGGCGGAGGTGGTGGAGTTCCGGGTGCCGGCCGGGAGCGCCCGCACGCTGCTGGTCTGGGGGCtggagccggggccggggctggag CATTCCCTCTTTTTGGTGTTTTCCAAATTCGGGCCACTCTACTCCGTGCGAGCACACAGAAATGCCGCTGTGGCAGGGCCTGGGTATTACGCCATCATCAAGTTTTATTCAGCTGGAGATGCCAGCAGAGCTCAGCGCACATGCAATGGGAAAAGGCTGTTTCAAAAATCTCCCTTGAAG GTTTGCATTTGCGCCAGGCAGAAAGGGTTTCAGCAACAAGTCCTTGGTCTCAACAGCAACAagtgccagcagctggccaACCACTACCTTGGCTTTAACGGCTGGTCCAGTCGCATCATCACA CTGCAGAATGTATCTGGTTTTGATGGTGAGAATGAGGAACTGGGAAAGACATTACAAAAGCAATCTGTGAAATACCTGTGTGCTGTAGAGGTGACGCTGCCCAGCCATGGGGTACGCACCAGGGGAGTTGCTCTCGGCGAGGCAGACGTGGAAAACAGTGAAG ATCCTCTCAAGTTTGTCACAGCCACAAGAAGAGTTCAGAAACTCGCAGTTGGGAAAGCCTTGTCTAGTGCCTTTCAGAAGATACTCCTTGTAGTCTTAG aGAATGGGAAAGTGGCCGTGGAGTACAATTCCTCCCAAGAGGAGCCCATAGACTCCTTAACAGAAGAGGAACTGAAGGGGCTTGTTCAG GTCAATGAATTGTCCTTGGCACAGTTTGACCTCGAAGAAGAAGAAGTTTTGTCTGATCTCAGTTTTGATGATGAGCTCCTTAGCTGGGACATGCCATCTAATTAG